A single genomic interval of Vulpes vulpes isolate BD-2025 chromosome 3, VulVul3, whole genome shotgun sequence harbors:
- the BRAT1 gene encoding BRCA1-associated ATM activator 1 isoform X3 — MDPECSQLLPALCAVLADPRQPVADDTCLEKLLDWFKTITKAGSSLLLLQENPCLVELLCHVLKPQDLSSRVLSFSLRLAGVFAAQEDCFQYLQQGELLPRLFGEPGPLGGAAWTAPSVRSGWIQGLRSLAQHPSALHFLADCGAVDTIFSLQGDSSLFVASAAGQLLVHILGLSMQGLAEGHPSLQAGDWPVCAQKIVGHIEESLHSTAVPQITQALNVLTTTFGHCHDPWTQVLWVRLSPLVGSLLEKDPVPAAHSLVDLLLSVARSPGLSSSSCGLWETLAQTLNHLSPTQAGPLALGILKLQDCPQVLRAQAFVILLQPLACVLKATGQDPGPSDVLDSATGDSLTVDALLSSKAACVGLLCRTLAHLELLQPLPQRPCPWPQEPLLGAAVTLLQLCRGSASPASDVGRHLCALLLGCVRVQRAALDFLGTLSQETGPWKGRVGSFFMSVSGPQELVTEVFAVLLEYLRSPDSSPTVLKKAFQATFRWLLSSPKTPGCCDLEPHALLVLRELLPVLQKRLCSPCWEVRDSGLEFLTQMTRHWGGQAGFRHALLASEVPKLTEQLLRDPESYVRASAVTVMGQLSSQGLHVTPVSPEHPGGQQKSLLVELLHILSTDSEGFPRRAVMQVFTQWLRDHHADVAGDTEQFMARVLQVASQDLDWEVRAQGLELALVFLEQTLGQFHSHCPYAVTPPVAAPAGPLAQALQPLCRVRLFEFAFRALFDCDRPVAQKSCDLLLFLRAKTASSSGSLQESRSGPDVASVEAALQRWQAGDQGQPLGDLEPEVVLAVLRSVDLEGLRGALAEGSDHMEKSPQSLLQDMLATVGVLGENEADCY, encoded by the exons GGTCCAGTCTCCTGTTATTACAGGAGAACCCCTGTCTGGTGGAGCTGCTGTGTCACGTGCTGAAACCCCAGGACCTGAGTTCCAGAGTCCTCTCCTTCTCACTCCGCCTCGCAGGGGTATTTGCAGCCCAGGAAGATTGCTTCCAGTATCTTCAG CAGGGGGAGTTGCTGCCCAGGCTCTTTGGGGAGCCAGGGCCCCTGGGAGGAGCCGCCTGGACTGCCCCCTCAGTGCGCAGTGGCTGGATCCAGGGCCTGCGCTCCCTGGCACAGCATCCTAGTGCCCTGCATTTCCTGGCTGACTGTG GTGCCGTTGACACCATcttctccctgcagggagattCCAGCCTGTTTGTGGCCTCGGCAGCTGGGCAGCTCCTGGTGCACATCCTGGGCTTGTCCATGCAAGGCCTAGCCGAGGGACACCCCAGCCTGCAGGCTGGTGATTGGCCAGTGTGTGCCCAGAAGATCGTGGGTCACATAGAAGAGTCCCTGCACTCCACAGCCGTCCCGCAGATCACACAGGCTCTAAACGTCCTGACCACCACGTTCGGGCACTGCCATGACCCTTGGACACAAGTTCTGTGGGTACGGCTGAGTCCCCTAGTAGGCAGTCTACTTGAGAAAGACCCTGTCCCAGCTGCACACTCGCTCGTGGACCTCCTCCTCAGTGTGGCCCG TTCTCCTGGGCTGAGCTCTTCTAGCTGCGGCCTGTGGGAGACTCTGGCTCAGACTCTGAACCATCTGAGCCCTACCCAAGCAGGGCCGCTGGCGTTAGGGATCCTGAAACTGCAGGACTG TCCACAGGTGCTGAGGGCCCAGGCCTTTGTCATTCTTCTCCAGCCTCTGGCCTGCGTCCTTAAAGCCACGGGTCAGGACCCCGGACCCTCAG ATGTGCTGGACAGTGCCACAGGTGACTCTCTGACAGTGGACGCGCTCCTCTCCTCCAAGGCGGCCTGTGTGGGTCTCCTGTGCCGGACTCTGGCCCACCTGGAGCTGCTGCAGCCACTA ccccagcgcccctgcccctggcctcaGGAGCCCCTGCTTGGGGCCGCGGTGACCCTGCTGCAGTTATGCAGGGGCTCAGCAAGCCCTGCCTCTGACGTGGGGCGCCACCTCTGCGCGCTCCTGCTGGGCTGCGTGCGGGTACAGCGGGCGGCCCTGGATTTCCTGGGGACGCTGTCTCAGGAGACAG GCCCCTGGAAGGGCAGGGTGGGTTCTTTCTTCATGTCTGTCTCAGGCCCCCAAGAGCTGGTGACGGAGGTGTTTGCTGTCCTTCTGGAATATCTCAGGAGCCCAGACTCCAGCCCCACG GTTCTGAAGAAAGCCTTCCAGGCCACATTCAGGTGGCTCCTGAGCTCACCCAAGACCCCCGGCTGCTGTGATCTAGAACCCCATGCCCTGCTGGTCCTGAGAG agcTGCTTCCTGTGCTGCAGAAGCGTCTGTGCAGCCCCTGCTGGGAGGTGAGGGACTCCGGCCTCGAGTTCCTGACTCAGATGACCAGACACTGGGGAG GGCAGGCTGGCTTCAGACATGCACTCCTCGCTTCGGAGGTACCCAAGCTTACCGAGCAGCTCCTACGAGACCCTGAGAGTTACGTCCGTGCCAGTGCAGTGACCGTCATGGGGCAGCTCTCCAGCCAGGGGCTGCATGTCACCCCTGTGAGCCCTGAGCACCCAGGGGGCCAGCAG AAGAGTCTGCTCGTGGAGCTTCTGCATATCCTCTCCACAGATTCAGAGGGATTCCCGCGGAGAGCAGTCATGCAGGTCTTCACCCAGTGGCTGAGGGACCACCATGCCGACGTGGCGGGGGACACGGAACAGTTTATGGCCAGGGTGCTCCAGGTTGCCAGCCAGGATCTGGACTGGGAGGTCcgggcccagggcctggagctGGCGCTGGTATTTCTGGAACAGACACTGGGACAGTTCCACTCCCACTGTCCCTATGCTGTGACCCCACCCGTGGCGGCCCCAGCTGGCCCGCtggcccaggccctgcagccacTGTGCCGAGTGCGGCTCTTTGAGTTTGCCTTCCGTGCCTTGTTTGACTGTGACCGACCTGTGGCTCAGAAGTCCTGTgatctcctcctcttcctgagggccaagactgcttcttcctctggtaGCCTGCAGGAGTCCAGGAGCGGCCCAGATGTGGCCTCCGTGGAGGCTGCCTTGCAGAGGTGGCAGGCAGGTGATCAGGGCCAGCCCCTGGGGGACCTGGAGCCTGAGGTCGTGCTGGCTGTGCTGAGGTCTGTGGACCTGGAAGGCCTTCGGGGTGCGTTAGCCGAGGGCAGTGACCACATGGAGAAGAGCCCTCAGTCACTCCTGCAGGACATGCTGGCCACGGTGGGCGTCCTGGGGGAGAACGAGGCCGACTGCTACTGA
- the BRAT1 gene encoding BRCA1-associated ATM activator 1 isoform X8, giving the protein MQGLAEGHPSLQAGDWPVCAQKIVGHIEESLHSTAVPQITQALNVLTTTFGHCHDPWTQVLWVRLSPLVGSLLEKDPVPAAHSLVDLLLSVARSPGLSSSSCGLWETLAQTLNHLSPTQAGPLALGILKLQDCPQVLRAQAFVILLQPLACVLKATGQDPGPSDVLDSATGDSLTVDALLSSKAACVGLLCRTLAHLELLQPLPQRPCPWPQEPLLGAAVTLLQLCRGSASPASDVGRHLCALLLGCVRVQRAALDFLGTLSQETGPQELVTEVFAVLLEYLRSPDSSPTVLKKAFQATFRWLLSSPKTPGCCDLEPHALLVLRELLPVLQKRLCSPCWEVRDSGLEFLTQMTRHWGGQAGFRHALLASEVPKLTEQLLRDPESYVRASAVTVMGQLSSQGLHVTPVSPEHPGGQQKSLLVELLHILSTDSEGFPRRAVMQVFTQWLRDHHADVAGDTEQFMARVLQVASQDLDWEVRAQGLELALVFLEQTLGQFHSHCPYAVTPPVAAPAGPLAQALQPLCRVRLFEFAFRALFDCDRPVAQKSCDLLLFLRAKTASSSGSLQESRSGPDVASVEAALQRWQAGDQGQPLGDLEPEVVLAVLRSVDLEGLRGALAEGSDHMEKSPQSLLQDMLATVGVLGENEADCY; this is encoded by the exons ATGCAAGGCCTAGCCGAGGGACACCCCAGCCTGCAGGCTGGTGATTGGCCAGTGTGTGCCCAGAAGATCGTGGGTCACATAGAAGAGTCCCTGCACTCCACAGCCGTCCCGCAGATCACACAGGCTCTAAACGTCCTGACCACCACGTTCGGGCACTGCCATGACCCTTGGACACAAGTTCTGTGGGTACGGCTGAGTCCCCTAGTAGGCAGTCTACTTGAGAAAGACCCTGTCCCAGCTGCACACTCGCTCGTGGACCTCCTCCTCAGTGTGGCCCG TTCTCCTGGGCTGAGCTCTTCTAGCTGCGGCCTGTGGGAGACTCTGGCTCAGACTCTGAACCATCTGAGCCCTACCCAAGCAGGGCCGCTGGCGTTAGGGATCCTGAAACTGCAGGACTG TCCACAGGTGCTGAGGGCCCAGGCCTTTGTCATTCTTCTCCAGCCTCTGGCCTGCGTCCTTAAAGCCACGGGTCAGGACCCCGGACCCTCAG ATGTGCTGGACAGTGCCACAGGTGACTCTCTGACAGTGGACGCGCTCCTCTCCTCCAAGGCGGCCTGTGTGGGTCTCCTGTGCCGGACTCTGGCCCACCTGGAGCTGCTGCAGCCACTA ccccagcgcccctgcccctggcctcaGGAGCCCCTGCTTGGGGCCGCGGTGACCCTGCTGCAGTTATGCAGGGGCTCAGCAAGCCCTGCCTCTGACGTGGGGCGCCACCTCTGCGCGCTCCTGCTGGGCTGCGTGCGGGTACAGCGGGCGGCCCTGGATTTCCTGGGGACGCTGTCTCAGGAGACAG GCCCCCAAGAGCTGGTGACGGAGGTGTTTGCTGTCCTTCTGGAATATCTCAGGAGCCCAGACTCCAGCCCCACG GTTCTGAAGAAAGCCTTCCAGGCCACATTCAGGTGGCTCCTGAGCTCACCCAAGACCCCCGGCTGCTGTGATCTAGAACCCCATGCCCTGCTGGTCCTGAGAG agcTGCTTCCTGTGCTGCAGAAGCGTCTGTGCAGCCCCTGCTGGGAGGTGAGGGACTCCGGCCTCGAGTTCCTGACTCAGATGACCAGACACTGGGGAG GGCAGGCTGGCTTCAGACATGCACTCCTCGCTTCGGAGGTACCCAAGCTTACCGAGCAGCTCCTACGAGACCCTGAGAGTTACGTCCGTGCCAGTGCAGTGACCGTCATGGGGCAGCTCTCCAGCCAGGGGCTGCATGTCACCCCTGTGAGCCCTGAGCACCCAGGGGGCCAGCAG AAGAGTCTGCTCGTGGAGCTTCTGCATATCCTCTCCACAGATTCAGAGGGATTCCCGCGGAGAGCAGTCATGCAGGTCTTCACCCAGTGGCTGAGGGACCACCATGCCGACGTGGCGGGGGACACGGAACAGTTTATGGCCAGGGTGCTCCAGGTTGCCAGCCAGGATCTGGACTGGGAGGTCcgggcccagggcctggagctGGCGCTGGTATTTCTGGAACAGACACTGGGACAGTTCCACTCCCACTGTCCCTATGCTGTGACCCCACCCGTGGCGGCCCCAGCTGGCCCGCtggcccaggccctgcagccacTGTGCCGAGTGCGGCTCTTTGAGTTTGCCTTCCGTGCCTTGTTTGACTGTGACCGACCTGTGGCTCAGAAGTCCTGTgatctcctcctcttcctgagggccaagactgcttcttcctctggtaGCCTGCAGGAGTCCAGGAGCGGCCCAGATGTGGCCTCCGTGGAGGCTGCCTTGCAGAGGTGGCAGGCAGGTGATCAGGGCCAGCCCCTGGGGGACCTGGAGCCTGAGGTCGTGCTGGCTGTGCTGAGGTCTGTGGACCTGGAAGGCCTTCGGGGTGCGTTAGCCGAGGGCAGTGACCACATGGAGAAGAGCCCTCAGTCACTCCTGCAGGACATGCTGGCCACGGTGGGCGTCCTGGGGGAGAACGAGGCCGACTGCTACTGA
- the BRAT1 gene encoding BRCA1-associated ATM activator 1 isoform X5 — protein MDPECSQLLPALCAVLADPRQPVADDTCLEKLLDWFKTITKAGSSLLLLQENPCLVELLCHVLKPQDLSSRVLSFSLRLAGVFAAQEDCFQYLQGELLPRLFGEPGPLGGAAWTAPSVRSGWIQGLRSLAQHPSALHFLADCGAVDTIFSLQGDSSLFVASAAGQLLVHILGLSMQGLAEGHPSLQAGDWPVCAQKIVGHIEESLHSTAVPQITQALNVLTTTFGHCHDPWTQVLWVRLSPLVGSLLEKDPVPAAHSLVDLLLSVARSPGLSSSSCGLWETLAQTLNHLSPTQAGPLALGILKLQDCPQVLRAQAFVILLQPLACVLKATGQDPGPSDVLDSATGDSLTVDALLSSKAACVGLLCRTLAHLELLQPLPQRPCPWPQEPLLGAAVTLLQLCRGSASPASDVGRHLCALLLGCVRVQRAALDFLGTLSQETGPWKGRVGSFFMSVSGPQELVTEVFAVLLEYLRSPDSSPTVLKKAFQATFRWLLSSPKTPGCCDLEPHALLVLRELLPVLQKRLCSPCWEVRDSGLEFLTQMTRHWGGQAGFRHALLASEVPKLTEQLLRDPESYVRASAVTVMGQLSSQGLHVTPVSPEHPGGQQKSLLVELLHILSTDSEGFPRRAVMQVFTQWLRDHHADVAGDTEQFMARVLQVASQDLDWEVRAQGLELALVFLEQTLGQFHSHCPYAVTPPVAAPAGPLAQALQPLCRVRLFEFAFRALFDCDRPVAQKSCDLLLFLRAKTASSSGSLQESRSGPDVASVEAALQRWQAGDQGQPLGDLEPEVVLAVLRSVDLEGLRGALAEGSDHMEKSPQSLLQDMLATVGVLGENEADCY, from the exons GGTCCAGTCTCCTGTTATTACAGGAGAACCCCTGTCTGGTGGAGCTGCTGTGTCACGTGCTGAAACCCCAGGACCTGAGTTCCAGAGTCCTCTCCTTCTCACTCCGCCTCGCAGGGGTATTTGCAGCCCAGGAAGATTGCTTCCAGTATCTTCAG GGGGAGTTGCTGCCCAGGCTCTTTGGGGAGCCAGGGCCCCTGGGAGGAGCCGCCTGGACTGCCCCCTCAGTGCGCAGTGGCTGGATCCAGGGCCTGCGCTCCCTGGCACAGCATCCTAGTGCCCTGCATTTCCTGGCTGACTGTG GTGCCGTTGACACCATcttctccctgcagggagattCCAGCCTGTTTGTGGCCTCGGCAGCTGGGCAGCTCCTGGTGCACATCCTGGGCTTGTCCATGCAAGGCCTAGCCGAGGGACACCCCAGCCTGCAGGCTGGTGATTGGCCAGTGTGTGCCCAGAAGATCGTGGGTCACATAGAAGAGTCCCTGCACTCCACAGCCGTCCCGCAGATCACACAGGCTCTAAACGTCCTGACCACCACGTTCGGGCACTGCCATGACCCTTGGACACAAGTTCTGTGGGTACGGCTGAGTCCCCTAGTAGGCAGTCTACTTGAGAAAGACCCTGTCCCAGCTGCACACTCGCTCGTGGACCTCCTCCTCAGTGTGGCCCG TTCTCCTGGGCTGAGCTCTTCTAGCTGCGGCCTGTGGGAGACTCTGGCTCAGACTCTGAACCATCTGAGCCCTACCCAAGCAGGGCCGCTGGCGTTAGGGATCCTGAAACTGCAGGACTG TCCACAGGTGCTGAGGGCCCAGGCCTTTGTCATTCTTCTCCAGCCTCTGGCCTGCGTCCTTAAAGCCACGGGTCAGGACCCCGGACCCTCAG ATGTGCTGGACAGTGCCACAGGTGACTCTCTGACAGTGGACGCGCTCCTCTCCTCCAAGGCGGCCTGTGTGGGTCTCCTGTGCCGGACTCTGGCCCACCTGGAGCTGCTGCAGCCACTA ccccagcgcccctgcccctggcctcaGGAGCCCCTGCTTGGGGCCGCGGTGACCCTGCTGCAGTTATGCAGGGGCTCAGCAAGCCCTGCCTCTGACGTGGGGCGCCACCTCTGCGCGCTCCTGCTGGGCTGCGTGCGGGTACAGCGGGCGGCCCTGGATTTCCTGGGGACGCTGTCTCAGGAGACAG GCCCCTGGAAGGGCAGGGTGGGTTCTTTCTTCATGTCTGTCTCAGGCCCCCAAGAGCTGGTGACGGAGGTGTTTGCTGTCCTTCTGGAATATCTCAGGAGCCCAGACTCCAGCCCCACG GTTCTGAAGAAAGCCTTCCAGGCCACATTCAGGTGGCTCCTGAGCTCACCCAAGACCCCCGGCTGCTGTGATCTAGAACCCCATGCCCTGCTGGTCCTGAGAG agcTGCTTCCTGTGCTGCAGAAGCGTCTGTGCAGCCCCTGCTGGGAGGTGAGGGACTCCGGCCTCGAGTTCCTGACTCAGATGACCAGACACTGGGGAG GGCAGGCTGGCTTCAGACATGCACTCCTCGCTTCGGAGGTACCCAAGCTTACCGAGCAGCTCCTACGAGACCCTGAGAGTTACGTCCGTGCCAGTGCAGTGACCGTCATGGGGCAGCTCTCCAGCCAGGGGCTGCATGTCACCCCTGTGAGCCCTGAGCACCCAGGGGGCCAGCAG AAGAGTCTGCTCGTGGAGCTTCTGCATATCCTCTCCACAGATTCAGAGGGATTCCCGCGGAGAGCAGTCATGCAGGTCTTCACCCAGTGGCTGAGGGACCACCATGCCGACGTGGCGGGGGACACGGAACAGTTTATGGCCAGGGTGCTCCAGGTTGCCAGCCAGGATCTGGACTGGGAGGTCcgggcccagggcctggagctGGCGCTGGTATTTCTGGAACAGACACTGGGACAGTTCCACTCCCACTGTCCCTATGCTGTGACCCCACCCGTGGCGGCCCCAGCTGGCCCGCtggcccaggccctgcagccacTGTGCCGAGTGCGGCTCTTTGAGTTTGCCTTCCGTGCCTTGTTTGACTGTGACCGACCTGTGGCTCAGAAGTCCTGTgatctcctcctcttcctgagggccaagactgcttcttcctctggtaGCCTGCAGGAGTCCAGGAGCGGCCCAGATGTGGCCTCCGTGGAGGCTGCCTTGCAGAGGTGGCAGGCAGGTGATCAGGGCCAGCCCCTGGGGGACCTGGAGCCTGAGGTCGTGCTGGCTGTGCTGAGGTCTGTGGACCTGGAAGGCCTTCGGGGTGCGTTAGCCGAGGGCAGTGACCACATGGAGAAGAGCCCTCAGTCACTCCTGCAGGACATGCTGGCCACGGTGGGCGTCCTGGGGGAGAACGAGGCCGACTGCTACTGA
- the BRAT1 gene encoding BRCA1-associated ATM activator 1 isoform X7, whose translation MQGLAEGHPSLQAGDWPVCAQKIVGHIEESLHSTAVPQITQALNVLTTTFGHCHDPWTQVLWVRLSPLVGSLLEKDPVPAAHSLVDLLLSVARSPGLSSSSCGLWETLAQTLNHLSPTQAGPLALGILKLQDCPQVLRAQAFVILLQPLACVLKATGQDPGPSDVLDSATGDSLTVDALLSSKAACVGLLCRTLAHLELLQPLPQRPCPWPQEPLLGAAVTLLQLCRGSASPASDVGRHLCALLLGCVRVQRAALDFLGTLSQETGKPRCPRRPCSPAAQLHWGSMSSACSLWGRVGVRLSDLFCPCFPWIDALLCWGGPWKGRVGSFFMSVSGPQELVTEVFAVLLEYLRSPDSSPTVLKKAFQATFRWLLSSPKTPGCCDLEPHALLVLRELLPVLQKRLCSPCWEVRDSGLEFLTQMTRHWGGQAGFRHALLASEVPKLTEQLLRDPESYVRASAVTVMGQLSSQGLHVTPVSPEHPGGQQKSLLVELLHILSTDSEGFPRRAVMQVFTQWLRDHHADVAGDTEQFMARVLQVASQDLDWEVRAQGLELALVFLEQTLGQFHSHCPYAVTPPVAAPAGPLAQALQPLCRVRLFEFAFRALFDCDRPVAQKSCDLLLFLRAKTASSSGSLQESRSGPDVASVEAALQRWQAGDQGQPLGDLEPEVVLAVLRSVDLEGLRGALAEGSDHMEKSPQSLLQDMLATVGVLGENEADCY comes from the exons ATGCAAGGCCTAGCCGAGGGACACCCCAGCCTGCAGGCTGGTGATTGGCCAGTGTGTGCCCAGAAGATCGTGGGTCACATAGAAGAGTCCCTGCACTCCACAGCCGTCCCGCAGATCACACAGGCTCTAAACGTCCTGACCACCACGTTCGGGCACTGCCATGACCCTTGGACACAAGTTCTGTGGGTACGGCTGAGTCCCCTAGTAGGCAGTCTACTTGAGAAAGACCCTGTCCCAGCTGCACACTCGCTCGTGGACCTCCTCCTCAGTGTGGCCCG TTCTCCTGGGCTGAGCTCTTCTAGCTGCGGCCTGTGGGAGACTCTGGCTCAGACTCTGAACCATCTGAGCCCTACCCAAGCAGGGCCGCTGGCGTTAGGGATCCTGAAACTGCAGGACTG TCCACAGGTGCTGAGGGCCCAGGCCTTTGTCATTCTTCTCCAGCCTCTGGCCTGCGTCCTTAAAGCCACGGGTCAGGACCCCGGACCCTCAG ATGTGCTGGACAGTGCCACAGGTGACTCTCTGACAGTGGACGCGCTCCTCTCCTCCAAGGCGGCCTGTGTGGGTCTCCTGTGCCGGACTCTGGCCCACCTGGAGCTGCTGCAGCCACTA ccccagcgcccctgcccctggcctcaGGAGCCCCTGCTTGGGGCCGCGGTGACCCTGCTGCAGTTATGCAGGGGCTCAGCAAGCCCTGCCTCTGACGTGGGGCGCCACCTCTGCGCGCTCCTGCTGGGCTGCGTGCGGGTACAGCGGGCGGCCCTGGATTTCCTGGGGACGCTGTCTCAGGAGACAGGTAAGCCACGGTGCCCCCGCAGGCCCTGCTCACCTGCTGCTCAGCTGCACTGGGGATCAATGTCCTCTGCATGTTCTCTCTGGGGTAGGGTTGGGGTTCGGCTGTCTGACTTGTTCTGCCCCTGCTTTCCTTGGATTGATGCACTTTTGTGCTGGGGAGGCCCCTGGAAGGGCAGGGTGGGTTCTTTCTTCATGTCTGTCTCAGGCCCCCAAGAGCTGGTGACGGAGGTGTTTGCTGTCCTTCTGGAATATCTCAGGAGCCCAGACTCCAGCCCCACG GTTCTGAAGAAAGCCTTCCAGGCCACATTCAGGTGGCTCCTGAGCTCACCCAAGACCCCCGGCTGCTGTGATCTAGAACCCCATGCCCTGCTGGTCCTGAGAG agcTGCTTCCTGTGCTGCAGAAGCGTCTGTGCAGCCCCTGCTGGGAGGTGAGGGACTCCGGCCTCGAGTTCCTGACTCAGATGACCAGACACTGGGGAG GGCAGGCTGGCTTCAGACATGCACTCCTCGCTTCGGAGGTACCCAAGCTTACCGAGCAGCTCCTACGAGACCCTGAGAGTTACGTCCGTGCCAGTGCAGTGACCGTCATGGGGCAGCTCTCCAGCCAGGGGCTGCATGTCACCCCTGTGAGCCCTGAGCACCCAGGGGGCCAGCAG AAGAGTCTGCTCGTGGAGCTTCTGCATATCCTCTCCACAGATTCAGAGGGATTCCCGCGGAGAGCAGTCATGCAGGTCTTCACCCAGTGGCTGAGGGACCACCATGCCGACGTGGCGGGGGACACGGAACAGTTTATGGCCAGGGTGCTCCAGGTTGCCAGCCAGGATCTGGACTGGGAGGTCcgggcccagggcctggagctGGCGCTGGTATTTCTGGAACAGACACTGGGACAGTTCCACTCCCACTGTCCCTATGCTGTGACCCCACCCGTGGCGGCCCCAGCTGGCCCGCtggcccaggccctgcagccacTGTGCCGAGTGCGGCTCTTTGAGTTTGCCTTCCGTGCCTTGTTTGACTGTGACCGACCTGTGGCTCAGAAGTCCTGTgatctcctcctcttcctgagggccaagactgcttcttcctctggtaGCCTGCAGGAGTCCAGGAGCGGCCCAGATGTGGCCTCCGTGGAGGCTGCCTTGCAGAGGTGGCAGGCAGGTGATCAGGGCCAGCCCCTGGGGGACCTGGAGCCTGAGGTCGTGCTGGCTGTGCTGAGGTCTGTGGACCTGGAAGGCCTTCGGGGTGCGTTAGCCGAGGGCAGTGACCACATGGAGAAGAGCCCTCAGTCACTCCTGCAGGACATGCTGGCCACGGTGGGCGTCCTGGGGGAGAACGAGGCCGACTGCTACTGA